The sequence CTCAAAGCTCTTGCTATCTAGCCTAAAGACCTCGCTACCCCAAATTTTGCCATCTTCCCCGTATCCAGTGCCGTCAAAACAAAAGCCAAGGTACTTTTTATCTGCTAGATCGTTTTCAAAGATCACGCTTAGCAGATGCGCGTAGTGGTGCTGCAAATAAACTAGCTCAAAGCCCTGATCCTTCGCCCATTTTGTATTTAAAAAATTTGGATGCAGATCGGCTATAACTTTGTCTATTTTTAGATCATAAGTCGTTTCAAAAAGGGTAAAAATATCCTTAAATCTATCAAAAGTCGCTACGTTTTTTAGATCGCCGATATACGGGCTAATCATCAAAAGTCCGTCTTTGTATATACAAAATGAGCTTTTTAGCTCGGCTCCAAGGGCTAAAAATGTCCCTTTTTGCTTAAAATTTGTATGGATGAAATTTGGATTTAGCCCACGGCTTGTCCTTGTAAAAATCGTCTCATCACCAGCACAAAATGCGATACTATCGTCACTTGGCGAGTAAATTTCTCGGTCGTGATCAAGGTAAAAGTCTATGACGTCACCTAGCTTTTCTCTTAGCTCGCTATCGTCTTTTATCACAACTTCACCTGATATGTTTGCGCTAGTTGCAATGATGTCGTGCAAAAGATAGTCAAATAGCAAAAGATGTATGCCACTAAATGCAAGCATAACGCCAAGCTTGTTTAAATTTGGAGCGACACTTTTTGCGATATTTGAGCCATTTTTTGCTTCAAGCAAGACGATCGGCTTTAAATTTGAGCTAAGAAGCTTCGCCTCTGCTTCTGAAATTTGCGCTATTTTTCTAGCGTTTTGTAAATTTTTACTCATCAGAGCAAAGGGCTTGCTTGGGCGGTGCTTTCTGGCTCTTAGCTCGCAAACTGCAGCTTCATTTGTCGCGTCGCAAACTAGATGAAAGCCACCAAGCCCCTTAATGGCTAAAATTTTACCCTCGTTTATGAGCTTAGCCGCCTCTTTGGCTGCTTCGTTCTCGCTAGCCAAGACTTTACCAAATTTATCTTTTAGATAGAGTTTTGGTCCGCAGTTTGGGCAAGAGATCGGCTCTGCGTGGTAGCGGCGATTAAGCGGGTCTTTGTACTCGCTCTCACAAAATTTACACATCTTAAACTCGTTCATCGTCGTATTTACCCTGTCATAAGGCAATGCTTTGATGATGGAAAATCTCGGTCCGCAGTTGGTGCAGTTTATAAATGGGTATTTGTAGCGTGGATTTGCGGGGTCATAAAACTCGCGCAAACAGTCGTCACAAAGTGCGTAATCAGGCAAAATAGGCGCTTGCTTAGTTGCTGACTTTGAGGCGATGATCTCAAGCTTTTCATAAATTTTATCTATCTTAAATTTATGCAGTTCATCGATCCTAGCCAGGGCTGGCAGCTTCTCATAAAGCTCTTTTTCAAAAGCCAAAAAGCTAGCCTCTTCGCCGCTAAAATTTAGCTTCACACCCTCATCGTCATTGTAAATTTCACCAACTAGCTTAAGATTATGCGCTAAAGTATAGACAAAAGGTCTAAAGCCAACGCCTTGAACTAAGCCTTTGATCTCATATCTAAAGCTTGATCTCAACGCCAAATCCGGGGTCAAAATTTGTTTTTATATTTGGGTTTAGGTGCTTTTTTATCAAGTTGCTAACTACCTTATTATAAAATAAATCCCCGCTTAAAATAATATTTTTGATATTAAATTTATCTCGTTTTTCATAGCTAAAATCGCTCAAAAAATGTGCCAAAGACTCGGTGCAACCAAAGCTGATGTTCTTCTCTCCAGCACCAGCAAGGATGAATGAAATGATACTTTTTACAAACTTAACCCCGTCTAAACCAAAGTCATCTTTCATCTTATAATCGATCCTAACGCCCTTTTGACCGCTAAAATCAGCTGCCATAAGAAGCAAATTCTCCCCTGCTTTTTTAAAGTCATCACTTAAACCAAGCAAGCGTCCGGCTATGCAAAACAGCGAGAAAAAGCTAGCGTTTGAGCTAAATTTACCGCTTGGCAAGGTGTGCTCTTTACTGAAGTTTTCAAGTAGCCTTTCGCCGCCCTCCTCGGCTCTTATGAACTCATAAATTTCTTCAAAGCTACTAAATTTTGGCAAAAATAGAAGCTGCGTTTTGCTTGATTTTGAAAGCAGGCAAATTTCGTCATCACTAAATTTGCTAAATTTTAGTCCCAAAGCTATATCGCTTAAACTCTCAAGCTCAAATTTCTCATCTTTTGTATAGAAAAATGGGCTTAAAACTGCGCTGTTTTCAAGCAAAGCAAGCCTTGAAAGAGCGTTTTTTTGCTCCTTTACTTTAACGCTTAAAAAGCTAAAATTTTCTTTATTTAGCTGCTCGCAAATGGCGTA comes from Campylobacter concisus and encodes:
- the hypF gene encoding carbamoyltransferase HypF, whose protein sequence is MRSSFRYEIKGLVQGVGFRPFVYTLAHNLKLVGEIYNDDEGVKLNFSGEEASFLAFEKELYEKLPALARIDELHKFKIDKIYEKLEIIASKSATKQAPILPDYALCDDCLREFYDPANPRYKYPFINCTNCGPRFSIIKALPYDRVNTTMNEFKMCKFCESEYKDPLNRRYHAEPISCPNCGPKLYLKDKFGKVLASENEAAKEAAKLINEGKILAIKGLGGFHLVCDATNEAAVCELRARKHRPSKPFALMSKNLQNARKIAQISEAEAKLLSSNLKPIVLLEAKNGSNIAKSVAPNLNKLGVMLAFSGIHLLLFDYLLHDIIATSANISGEVVIKDDSELREKLGDVIDFYLDHDREIYSPSDDSIAFCAGDETIFTRTSRGLNPNFIHTNFKQKGTFLALGAELKSSFCIYKDGLLMISPYIGDLKNVATFDRFKDIFTLFETTYDLKIDKVIADLHPNFLNTKWAKDQGFELVYLQHHYAHLLSVIFENDLADKKYLGFCFDGTGYGEDGKIWGSEVFRLDSKSFERVYHFDKFSLFGGENSIKNIYLIAYSIILKYSLEDEAGKFLVNFDEKMLANFKKMEQKGLNLIKTSSVGRIFDAFGAIICGLFHSSFEGESGMRLEALYDKNLDVCYKFSLDNGVIGFKEAFKSALKDEPRVAATAFINGLADIIFEISKKEKMEILLSGGVFQNKTLLELIYKKFTKANLKFYINKKFCSNDSNVNLGQIYYYLSTFSNK